In Helianthus annuus cultivar XRQ/B chromosome 9, HanXRQr2.0-SUNRISE, whole genome shotgun sequence, the following are encoded in one genomic region:
- the LOC110876310 gene encoding uncharacterized protein LOC110876310, whose protein sequence is MSSSSSSSDGVLDDMVIAITQEAINYLREEAESSTSRIRQPPLERDWLGAHELLVHDYFCENPLYDDGQFKRRFRMSRRLFVKISNVLAGEFPFFTQRVSVSRKVGFSGLQKCTAVIRQLAYDTASDAWDEYLRMSSRMCRESLENFCEGVISLYGIRYLRMPTAADVPLLYEAHQRIHGFSGMLGSLDCTHWE, encoded by the exons ATGTCTTCTTCGAGCTCCTCATCCGACGGTGTTCTTGACGATATGGTTATTGCAATTACGCAGGAGGCAATAAATTATTTGCGAGAAGAAGCCGAATCCTCTACATCGCGTATCAGACAACCGCCTCTTGAACGGGATTGGTTAGGTGCTCATGAACTTCTAGTGCAtgattatttttgtgaaaatccgtTGTACGATGATGGTCAGTTTAAGCGTAGGTTTCGTATGAGCCGACGACTATTCGTTAAAATTTCTAATGTTCTTGCGGGCGAATTCCCTTTTTTCACGCAAAGAGTAAGTGTAAGTCGCAAAGTTGGTTTCTCTGGACTACAAAAGTGTACAGCAGTAATTAGGCAACTAGCGTACGACACAGCAAGTGATGCGTGGGATGAATATTTAAGGATGTCGTCAAGAATGTGTCGTGAGTCTCTTGAAAATTTTTGTGAAG GTGTTATCTCTCTGTACGGGATACGATATTTGAGGATGCCAACAGCAGCTGACGTTCCACTTCTATACGAGGCCCATCAACGTATACACGGGTTTTCTGGAATGCTGGGTAGTCTTGATTGCACGCACTGGGAATGA